The Salinibaculum sp. SYNS191 genome has a window encoding:
- a CDS encoding poly-gamma-glutamate biosynthesis protein PgsC/CapC codes for MLVVTVLMILGLLGGIIAAQLQGLRLGGVIIVPLFAIYTLRTFGTFPVLVMSVIGGYVSLWIVKRRLLLYGRPLFVIAIVTSGLVPLLVYAFVALGLGPAGVISELGFIGSVLPGIAAYNFHRLPSERRIVDALWSMALLLFLVVVGIGLVIFVGLTPLSTVTPPVLLGPKSDIANAFGLVVRGSSHPTILPFPKELGMLGLGLFFSEAVRARWGLRIGGLIVLPLLVLFALRNEWLLLLYLVGAVSAYAGIQLLHSWTLIYGRVLLSMGVIFGLLVTISIAPALSFANGLLPFFTGILGGVGAYNLHTVAPAERRASLVVAAGVFVVLSGVARLFLTPFPDGMLVQIGIEHLLGGALIVGLALLEGYHLEAIRPSDLDSISAIWEAEDVNPEERPS; via the coding sequence ATGCTCGTCGTCACTGTCTTGATGATACTCGGTCTGCTCGGCGGCATCATCGCCGCGCAACTCCAGGGCCTGCGACTGGGTGGTGTGATCATCGTCCCCCTCTTTGCAATCTACACGCTGCGGACCTTCGGGACATTCCCGGTATTGGTGATGAGCGTCATCGGCGGGTACGTCTCGCTGTGGATCGTCAAACGACGACTCCTGCTGTATGGCCGTCCGCTGTTCGTCATCGCGATCGTCACCAGCGGACTCGTCCCACTGCTTGTCTACGCGTTCGTCGCGCTCGGCCTGGGACCCGCGGGTGTTATTAGTGAACTCGGATTCATCGGCAGCGTGCTCCCAGGCATCGCGGCGTACAATTTCCACCGACTCCCATCAGAGCGCCGTATCGTCGACGCCCTGTGGAGTATGGCATTGCTACTGTTCCTGGTTGTCGTCGGTATCGGTCTGGTGATTTTCGTCGGTCTCACCCCGCTGTCGACGGTGACGCCGCCGGTCTTGCTCGGCCCGAAGTCGGACATCGCGAATGCCTTCGGATTGGTTGTCCGTGGGAGTAGCCATCCGACGATTCTTCCCTTCCCGAAGGAACTGGGCATGCTCGGACTGGGACTGTTCTTCTCCGAGGCCGTCCGGGCGCGGTGGGGGCTTCGCATCGGTGGCCTCATCGTGTTGCCGCTGCTGGTGCTGTTCGCGCTCCGCAACGAGTGGTTGCTCTTGCTGTACCTCGTCGGGGCCGTCAGTGCCTACGCCGGCATCCAGTTGCTGCACTCGTGGACGCTCATCTACGGACGGGTGTTACTCTCGATGGGGGTCATCTTCGGGCTCCTCGTGACAATCTCGATTGCCCCGGCGCTGTCGTTTGCCAACGGCTTGCTCCCGTTTTTCACTGGCATCCTCGGCGGCGTCGGCGCGTACAACCTGCACACGGTTGCTCCCGCCGAACGGCGAGCGTCGCTGGTGGTCGCGGCTGGTGTCTTCGTGGTACTCTCGGGTGTTGCCAGGCTCTTTCTGACGCCGTTCCCTGACGGTATGCTCGTCCAAATCGGCATCGAGCACCTCCTCGGCGGGGCTCTGATCGTTGGCCTGGCCTTGCTGGAGGGGTATCACCTCGAAGCTATCCGGCCATCTGACCTCGACAGCATCAGTGCCATCTGGGAGGCTGAAGACGTCAATCCGGAGGAGCGACCATCATGA
- a CDS encoding sugar transferase codes for MNGGRRYRVTSVVGTAFLTFVTVIVANQPLVRAGLDLLPVLQTLPSERATGAELTFEALTTTAVALAALAPLYKPRPQRILDIWIYGVRRTTLAVLALATIGYFDYTYRLPRATLLVTGGLLLFALPLWFVAIRRRPAGDGERTIVIGDEPETMSDILEAVDGAVLGYVSPPTAYTGAESLEPEQLGYADGGATRTVRSLDELPCLGGLSRLDEVLVDHDVDTAVLAFARPDRAEFFGALDTCYEFGVAAKVHRDHADIVLTSDFEGGELVTVDLEPWDWQDHLVKRAFDVAFAGVGLVILSPVITAIALAIKLDDGGSVLYSQERTASFGDTFTVYKFRTMAPDGEDENPGEEDDRVTHVGQVLRRTHLDEIPQLWSILVGEMSVVGPRAAWTTEEMLLENEVDAWRQRWFVKPGLTGLAQVNDASSEDPQEKIRYDIEYIRRQSFWYDVQLVIRQMWKVLMDVGKTIRN; via the coding sequence ATGAATGGGGGTCGGCGGTACAGGGTCACGAGCGTGGTAGGGACGGCTTTCCTCACCTTCGTGACCGTCATCGTCGCCAACCAGCCACTCGTCCGGGCCGGGCTCGACTTGCTGCCAGTCCTCCAGACGCTTCCAAGTGAGCGCGCAACGGGGGCAGAACTTACCTTCGAGGCGCTGACGACGACCGCGGTTGCGCTTGCAGCGCTGGCCCCCCTGTACAAGCCCCGGCCGCAGCGGATTCTCGATATCTGGATATACGGGGTTCGCCGGACGACGCTTGCGGTGTTGGCGCTGGCGACGATCGGGTACTTCGACTATACCTATCGGTTGCCGCGGGCGACGCTGCTGGTCACGGGTGGGCTCTTGCTTTTCGCGCTCCCACTGTGGTTCGTCGCCATACGTCGCCGGCCCGCTGGCGATGGTGAGCGGACGATCGTCATCGGCGACGAGCCCGAGACGATGAGCGACATTCTAGAGGCCGTCGACGGCGCAGTGTTGGGCTACGTCTCGCCGCCGACTGCGTACACAGGGGCGGAGTCACTCGAACCCGAGCAACTAGGCTATGCCGACGGTGGGGCGACGCGCACGGTACGGAGTCTCGACGAGTTGCCCTGTCTCGGCGGGCTGTCGCGGCTGGACGAGGTGCTCGTCGACCACGACGTCGACACGGCAGTGCTGGCGTTTGCACGCCCTGACCGTGCGGAGTTTTTCGGGGCGCTTGACACCTGCTACGAGTTCGGCGTCGCGGCGAAGGTCCACCGCGACCACGCCGACATCGTGTTGACCAGTGACTTCGAAGGGGGCGAGCTGGTGACTGTGGATTTGGAGCCCTGGGACTGGCAGGACCATCTCGTGAAGCGTGCATTCGACGTTGCGTTCGCTGGTGTGGGGTTGGTAATACTGTCGCCGGTGATTACTGCGATTGCACTGGCAATTAAACTGGACGATGGCGGGTCGGTCCTGTACAGCCAGGAGCGGACAGCCAGTTTCGGAGATACTTTTACTGTGTACAAGTTTCGGACGATGGCTCCGGATGGCGAAGATGAAAATCCTGGCGAAGAGGACGACCGAGTCACACACGTCGGACAGGTGTTACGTCGGACGCATCTCGACGAAATACCCCAGCTGTGGTCGATTCTCGTCGGGGAGATGAGCGTCGTCGGTCCGCGTGCCGCGTGGACGACCGAAGAGATGTTGCTCGAAAATGAAGTTGACGCCTGGCGACAGCGGTGGTTCGTCAAGCCGGGGTTGACCGGGTTGGCCCAGGTGAACGATGCCTCAAGTGAAGATCCACAGGAGAAGATCCGGTACGACATCGAGTACATCCGGCGGCAGTCCTTCTGGTACGACGTGCAGCTCGTGATTCGACAGATGTGGAAGGTGCTGATGGATGTGGGGAAGACAATACGAAATTAA
- a CDS encoding Mur ligase family protein: MRVPSLPQLGRRLRTIAQEFAGSGPIHRRRLSDIGIRISVTGVRGKSTAVQWLHDILHDRDYDTYAKVTGVAPTSIYNGTRHEIERPAKVRLYENERQLRQFENVDAAVVENQGIRGYTTRLVNEQFVRPHVVFLTNVREDHMDTLGANRLQIARSLARSIPAGTHVISGERDQPLRDYLEAELDRRDATITHVRVPEENQDIPGAEIVYGLNPVLQAVDEPPLEEEKLMSYLDRMHVAWTHLSNGRVFNAAAANDVQSTELIRRRLVAGDGDVVQPLLYLREDRRGRTARFLDYLDALADRGAIAQARVVGQDATLFDRHASFPAVVHDEDTESPADVLEAALADDWPVLVMGNTVSEFMQELLSIIESKAETDAETGVAQTSL, from the coding sequence ATGAGAGTCCCATCGCTGCCCCAGTTGGGACGCAGACTCCGCACCATTGCACAGGAATTCGCCGGCAGCGGCCCCATCCACAGGCGGCGACTCTCAGATATTGGTATCCGTATCTCGGTCACCGGGGTGCGCGGGAAATCCACCGCTGTCCAGTGGCTGCACGATATCCTCCACGACCGAGACTACGATACGTACGCGAAGGTGACCGGCGTCGCCCCGACCTCGATTTACAACGGGACGCGCCACGAGATCGAACGGCCGGCGAAAGTCAGGCTCTACGAGAACGAACGCCAGCTCCGCCAGTTCGAGAACGTCGACGCAGCAGTCGTCGAGAACCAGGGGATTCGGGGGTACACGACCCGGCTCGTCAACGAACAGTTCGTCCGCCCGCACGTGGTCTTTCTCACCAACGTCCGCGAAGACCATATGGACACACTGGGCGCCAACCGATTGCAGATTGCTCGCTCGCTCGCCCGGTCGATTCCAGCAGGGACCCACGTCATCAGCGGTGAGCGAGACCAGCCACTCAGGGACTACCTCGAAGCGGAACTCGACCGGCGGGACGCGACGATCACGCACGTCCGGGTCCCCGAGGAAAATCAGGATATTCCGGGAGCCGAAATCGTCTATGGCCTTAATCCGGTCCTGCAAGCGGTCGACGAACCACCGCTGGAGGAGGAGAAACTCATGTCGTATCTAGATCGGATGCACGTTGCCTGGACGCACCTGTCGAATGGACGGGTGTTCAACGCTGCCGCGGCCAACGACGTCCAGAGTACCGAGCTCATCCGGCGGCGACTCGTGGCGGGAGACGGCGACGTTGTCCAGCCGTTGCTCTATCTCCGGGAGGACCGCCGTGGACGGACAGCGAGATTCCTCGACTATCTCGACGCGCTGGCCGACCGTGGTGCCATCGCACAGGCCCGGGTCGTCGGCCAGGACGCGACGTTGTTCGACCGCCACGCTTCTTTCCCTGCCGTTGTGCACGACGAGGATACCGAGTCCCCGGCAGATGTCCTCGAAGCTGCGCTTGCAGACGACTGGCCTGTCCTGGTGATGGGCAATACGGTCTCGGAGTTCATGCAAGAACTACTGTCGATCATCGAAAGCAAGGCAGAAACGGATGCCGAGACTGGCGTTGCCCAGACTTCCCTCTGA
- a CDS encoding ABC transporter permease produces the protein MSLLTRLRALTGVTLAQLRHERMRTVLAVLGVAMAVLAAVLLVSVGLGVVETGQAKFDQSGRDLWITGGPIELQPGTVGGFEGSLVGAHSVAEEISERDTVATAVPMGFQTVYAGRNTSQFETIVAAGAPARGPSVRITAGRPFQSRDVHYANGSYDGPMTHEAVIDQRTADLLGVGVNDSIHVGGTLATARQQEFTVVGVSPTYSRFIGSPTVTLHLSELQQIVGTTTSDRATFITVDVRDGENVSAVKAALEETYPSYTVRTNREQLRAIAEEQTLVIVSGASLALLAVVAGILLLVNLQLSYIVRHKRGFAALRAIGTSSGSLLTLVSVHTLTIGIVGGIVGIALTVPSVWLLNAIAASLTGFQNVVTLSPRVLGAGFSVAVCVSLLGGLLASLYLSRIRPLAVLS, from the coding sequence ATGAGCCTGCTGACTCGCCTGCGCGCCCTGACGGGGGTGACGCTGGCCCAACTGCGTCACGAACGCATGCGCACGGTGCTTGCAGTCCTCGGCGTGGCGATGGCCGTCCTCGCGGCGGTCTTGCTCGTCAGCGTCGGCCTGGGCGTGGTCGAGACAGGCCAGGCGAAATTCGACCAGTCCGGTCGCGACCTGTGGATCACGGGCGGGCCGATCGAACTCCAGCCCGGCACGGTCGGTGGCTTCGAAGGCTCGCTCGTCGGTGCTCACAGCGTCGCCGAGGAGATTAGCGAGCGCGACACTGTCGCAACGGCCGTCCCGATGGGCTTCCAGACGGTGTATGCTGGTCGCAACACCTCACAGTTCGAGACCATCGTCGCTGCGGGCGCACCCGCTCGTGGCCCCTCGGTGCGGATTACTGCGGGGCGGCCGTTTCAATCCAGAGACGTCCACTATGCCAACGGCAGTTACGACGGCCCGATGACTCACGAGGCAGTGATTGACCAGCGGACTGCCGACTTGCTGGGTGTCGGCGTCAACGATTCGATTCACGTCGGGGGCACGCTCGCAACGGCGCGCCAGCAGGAGTTTACAGTGGTTGGTGTCTCCCCAACGTATTCGCGATTCATCGGCTCGCCGACGGTGACGCTGCATCTGAGCGAACTCCAGCAAATCGTCGGCACCACGACGAGCGACCGCGCGACCTTCATCACCGTCGACGTTCGCGATGGCGAGAACGTCTCTGCGGTGAAGGCTGCCCTTGAGGAGACCTATCCCAGCTACACGGTTCGAACGAATCGCGAGCAATTGCGTGCAATTGCGGAGGAGCAGACGCTCGTCATCGTCAGTGGGGCGAGTCTTGCCTTACTCGCCGTGGTTGCAGGTATCCTGTTGCTCGTCAATCTCCAGCTTTCGTATATCGTCCGGCACAAGCGAGGCTTTGCCGCGTTACGGGCGATCGGAACCTCTTCGGGCTCGCTTCTGACACTCGTGAGCGTCCACACCCTCACCATCGGTATTGTCGGCGGCATCGTCGGAATTGCGCTCACGGTCCCCAGTGTCTGGCTGCTCAACGCCATCGCCGCGTCGCTGACTGGCTTTCAGAACGTCGTGACGCTCTCCCCTCGCGTTCTGGGTGCGGGCTTCTCAGTTGCCGTCTGCGTGAGTCTGCTCGGTGGTCTCCTGGCGAGTCTGTACCTCTCGCGCATTCGCCCGCTTGCAGTTCTCTCATAG
- a CDS encoding ABC transporter ATP-binding protein — MAQTDGDTAAQEQTETAVSAQNLTREYTRGSTGVLGASGSTVTALENVSVSIARGELVGIAGPSGSGKSTLLHLLAGLDTPTEGTVTLDGEDVSSLGSRQRARFRLEHVGIVFQRFHLLPALSARANVALPLVELGVGTSTRRERATAHLEAVGLGERLTHKPGQLSGGEQQRVAIARALVSEPGLVVADEPTGELDTETSEQVLSLLREIAADRAVVLASHDPQALDVCDRVIHLRDGRIRTRT; from the coding sequence ATGGCTCAGACGGACGGTGACACAGCCGCTCAGGAGCAGACCGAGACGGCCGTCAGCGCACAGAACCTGACTCGCGAGTACACCCGGGGGAGCACTGGCGTCCTCGGTGCTTCGGGGAGTACCGTCACCGCACTCGAGAACGTCTCCGTCTCGATTGCGCGAGGCGAACTCGTCGGCATTGCCGGCCCCTCTGGAAGCGGCAAGTCCACGTTACTTCACCTGCTGGCTGGGCTGGATACGCCGACGGAGGGGACGGTCACGCTCGATGGCGAGGACGTCTCATCGCTCGGCTCTCGACAGCGGGCTCGCTTTCGCCTCGAACACGTTGGCATCGTCTTCCAGCGCTTTCATCTCCTCCCCGCGCTGTCGGCACGCGCGAACGTTGCCTTGCCACTCGTCGAACTGGGCGTCGGAACGTCGACGCGTCGTGAGCGTGCCACTGCACACCTCGAAGCCGTCGGCCTTGGCGAGCGGCTCACACACAAGCCGGGTCAGCTCTCCGGTGGTGAACAACAACGCGTTGCGATTGCCCGGGCACTCGTGAGCGAGCCCGGCCTCGTCGTGGCTGACGAACCGACGGGCGAACTGGATACGGAGACCAGTGAGCAGGTGCTTTCGTTGCTTCGAGAGATCGCAGCCGACAGAGCGGTCGTCCTCGCATCGCACGACCCACAGGCACTCGACGTCTGTGACCGGGTCATCCACCTGCGCGATGGCCGCATCCGCACTCGAACGTAG
- a CDS encoding DUF4330 domain-containing protein, which yields MPLIDEDGRLFGTVNIIDALVVLFVFAIAVAGVALVTGGGGGGGNTTNSETITRTIVFQTTDQPAYVADAIQEGAVGTSNVIAIENKSVVESTENGTDLRLTVNLTVSETGDGLPTFGGERLYIGRQLQLDFGTTIVQGTVVDMRS from the coding sequence ATGCCTCTTATCGACGAGGACGGGCGGCTGTTCGGGACTGTCAACATCATCGACGCCCTGGTCGTCCTGTTCGTCTTCGCGATCGCCGTCGCGGGGGTCGCCCTCGTCACTGGTGGGGGTGGTGGCGGCGGGAACACTACCAATTCTGAGACCATCACCCGGACAATCGTCTTCCAGACGACCGACCAGCCCGCCTACGTCGCTGACGCCATCCAGGAGGGGGCTGTCGGGACGAGCAACGTCATTGCAATCGAGAATAAATCTGTCGTCGAATCCACGGAAAACGGCACGGACCTCCGGCTGACGGTCAATCTCACCGTCAGTGAGACAGGTGATGGCCTCCCGACGTTCGGGGGCGAACGCCTCTATATCGGGCGGCAACTCCAGCTTGATTTTGGCACCACGATCGTCCAGGGAACGGTCGTCGATATGCGCTCCTAA
- a CDS encoding metal-dependent hydrolase, giving the protein MWPWGHLAFGYLCYFVYSRSREDARMTRASIATLILGTQLPDLVDKPLAWTVQLLPNGRSLAHSVFVTALVIVGVTVLARRYRVPDLGPAFGIGYGTHLVGDALYPLIQGDFEALGFLLWPVVPPLEYSTPQSFGAHLARLDLSTTVWFELGLFVTASLIAWRFLRP; this is encoded by the coding sequence ATGTGGCCATGGGGACATCTTGCGTTTGGCTACCTCTGCTATTTTGTATATAGCCGCAGCCGTGAGGATGCAAGGATGACACGAGCCTCGATAGCGACACTCATACTGGGGACACAGCTGCCTGATCTGGTCGATAAACCGCTTGCGTGGACGGTACAACTCCTACCAAATGGTCGGTCACTCGCTCACTCGGTGTTCGTTACTGCTCTTGTTATTGTGGGCGTGACGGTTCTCGCTCGTCGATATCGTGTTCCCGACCTTGGCCCCGCATTTGGTATCGGCTACGGTACACATCTTGTCGGTGACGCGCTTTACCCGCTTATCCAGGGCGATTTCGAGGCTCTTGGATTTCTGCTATGGCCGGTTGTCCCACCACTCGAATATTCTACACCACAAAGCTTTGGCGCACATTTGGCACGACTTGACCTAAGTACTACAGTGTGGTTCGAACTTGGGTTGTTTGTAACTGCCAGCCTGATCGCCTGGCGCTTCTTACGGCCATGA
- a CDS encoding DUF4330 family protein gives MSVIDEEGDLFGVVNAVDAAALLLVFLVGVGSVFVLTGPAPAEEETILTQSVTIETSGNTANVSTLQSGPVESPDVVNITDVRRLDSDGKRWALDVQLVINTTEEGLSSFHGERLFIGRSVTLELGGTSVSGRITDAREPEEIAKQAIPTPTPTPTPTATATATGTPTATATATATATATQEPVTRTVTVKTEVNQSVANALDEGPVSASDVQEIRGITQILDSEETVELELQLELVVEERDGRVYFRGVAIDSGTQLRLDLDPAVTVTVTDV, from the coding sequence ATGTCGGTTATCGATGAAGAGGGAGACCTGTTCGGGGTCGTGAACGCTGTCGATGCCGCGGCCCTCCTTCTCGTGTTCCTGGTGGGTGTTGGCTCTGTTTTCGTACTGACTGGTCCCGCACCAGCCGAGGAAGAGACGATATTGACCCAGTCAGTAACGATCGAAACGAGCGGCAATACAGCAAACGTATCCACGCTGCAATCGGGGCCAGTAGAAAGTCCCGACGTTGTGAATATCACTGACGTCAGGCGTCTCGACAGCGATGGGAAGCGCTGGGCGCTCGATGTTCAGCTGGTCATCAATACGACTGAGGAGGGACTGAGTTCCTTCCACGGCGAGCGACTGTTCATCGGTCGGAGTGTGACGCTTGAATTGGGTGGTACATCGGTGTCGGGAAGGATTACGGACGCACGCGAACCCGAAGAGATTGCAAAACAGGCGATTCCAACACCGACGCCCACTCCGACGCCGACTGCGACGGCAACAGCGACTGGCACACCAACGGCTACTGCGACGGCGACTGCAACTGCGACCGCGACACAGGAACCCGTCACTCGGACAGTGACTGTCAAAACTGAGGTAAACCAGAGCGTTGCAAACGCTCTCGATGAAGGGCCAGTGTCAGCATCGGATGTACAGGAGATCCGTGGTATCACGCAGATTCTCGATTCCGAGGAGACGGTTGAGCTGGAACTCCAACTCGAACTTGTGGTCGAGGAACGTGATGGGAGGGTATACTTCCGCGGCGTGGCTATCGACTCAGGGACACAGCTCCGGCTGGATTTGGACCCCGCAGTGACTGTGACCGTGACTGACGTATAG
- a CDS encoding metal-dependent hydrolase: protein MWPWGHFGLGYLLALFVDRGDTATSGGFAPTAALAVGTQFPDMVDKPLAWTVSLLPNGRSLAHSVFITALVIGAVVVLARRYDVPAVGTAFGLGYGSHLAGDGLYPLLAGDFEALGFLLWPVVPPIEYSTPQSFGAHVSRLEVSPTVGFEVGLFFVASVLFWHSLRG from the coding sequence ATGTGGCCCTGGGGACATTTTGGGCTGGGATACCTCCTGGCACTGTTCGTCGACCGTGGTGATACCGCCACATCAGGAGGGTTCGCCCCGACGGCAGCACTCGCGGTGGGGACACAGTTTCCGGATATGGTCGACAAACCACTTGCCTGGACGGTTTCCCTTCTTCCGAATGGGCGTTCGCTTGCACACTCGGTATTCATCACGGCGCTGGTCATCGGCGCCGTCGTCGTCCTCGCCAGACGATACGACGTCCCTGCAGTCGGCACTGCCTTCGGGCTGGGCTACGGTTCCCATCTCGCCGGCGATGGCCTGTATCCACTCCTCGCCGGCGATTTCGAAGCCCTTGGATTTCTACTCTGGCCCGTCGTCCCACCAATCGAGTATTCGACGCCACAGAGCTTCGGTGCACACGTCTCCCGACTGGAGGTGAGTCCGACCGTTGGATTCGAGGTGGGGCTGTTTTTCGTCGCGAGCGTTCTTTTCTGGCACTCACTTCGCGGCTGA
- a CDS encoding ABC transporter permease encodes MPMRRFASLLRLAWARVVGRTRVAPQRVVLTVLGVGLAVGLMVAVTGVSLGLASQSVVESDDVQYWILPENANVQSVAVSTDGLQLGDVHATSQEISTDSRVEYSLPVLLELLPVRDQETGERTYILAMGVVAEPDASVLGLSTSTLSAGDPYFANGTYNGTWTGEIALSEAAATVTNASVGSSLTLDKRGVNRSFTVANISGGDVTTGAGATPVALLHLSELQTVTGAATGDQADQILVSTDDSEVKEDLEQLYPQTSVVTQSGLGAQSISTSNLPLAVAVAAFVAAAVVGVLFVTTLMGLEVSASRHELGTLAAIGFPRRSLSLLIAAETIIAAMLGGLVGVVLGVLAILGVNAFGHALLGVETVARFDIVLLGYALVVTVLIGIVGALYPALLGRRTDALEVLRR; translated from the coding sequence ATGCCCATGCGTCGCTTCGCCTCGTTGCTTCGACTGGCCTGGGCGCGGGTGGTCGGTCGCACCCGCGTTGCCCCCCAGCGCGTCGTCCTTACTGTCCTCGGCGTTGGGCTGGCCGTTGGCCTCATGGTCGCCGTCACGGGGGTTTCTCTGGGGCTTGCCTCCCAGTCCGTCGTCGAGAGCGACGACGTCCAGTACTGGATTCTCCCGGAGAACGCCAACGTCCAGTCGGTCGCAGTGTCGACGGATGGCCTCCAACTCGGCGACGTCCACGCCACGAGCCAAGAGATTAGCACCGACAGCCGCGTCGAGTATTCACTCCCGGTCTTACTGGAGTTACTCCCGGTGCGAGATCAGGAGACCGGCGAGCGAACCTACATCCTGGCCATGGGCGTCGTCGCCGAACCCGACGCGAGCGTCCTGGGGCTCTCGACGTCGACACTCTCCGCCGGCGACCCCTACTTCGCCAACGGGACCTACAACGGAACCTGGACTGGCGAGATTGCACTCAGTGAGGCTGCTGCGACGGTGACGAATGCCTCGGTCGGGTCGTCACTGACACTCGATAAGCGAGGCGTGAATCGTTCGTTCACCGTGGCGAATATCTCCGGGGGCGACGTTACGACGGGGGCCGGAGCGACGCCGGTTGCGTTACTTCACCTGAGCGAACTCCAGACCGTGACGGGCGCGGCAACTGGTGACCAGGCCGACCAGATTCTCGTCAGTACCGACGACAGCGAGGTCAAAGAGGACCTCGAACAGCTGTATCCCCAGACCTCTGTCGTCACGCAAAGCGGCCTTGGCGCACAATCTATCTCGACGTCGAACCTGCCGCTGGCAGTCGCCGTTGCCGCCTTCGTCGCCGCAGCCGTCGTTGGGGTGTTGTTCGTCACGACGCTCATGGGGCTGGAGGTGAGTGCCAGCCGGCACGAACTCGGGACGCTGGCAGCGATTGGGTTTCCGCGGCGCTCGCTCTCGCTGTTGATCGCTGCCGAGACCATCATCGCCGCCATGCTGGGCGGGCTCGTCGGCGTCGTACTCGGTGTGCTCGCCATTCTGGGCGTCAACGCCTTCGGCCACGCGCTGCTTGGCGTCGAGACCGTCGCGCGCTTCGACATCGTCTTGCTCGGCTATGCACTGGTCGTGACGGTGCTCATCGGCATCGTCGGCGCGCTCTATCCCGCCTTGCTCGGCCGGCGCACCGATGCGCTGGAGGTGTTACGTCGATGA
- a CDS encoding MarR family transcriptional regulator translates to MNKSKSQNGEDSSIPRALIHKKILDTAKEHPTASIRELATKVDGASKHLVERVIEQYGDPVHDEEEGDSDSNGESIIEDEQNSEKSVLGHEQRNEQTPNEKESNMVAHAETEIDNISEQQEKPQEAANTQKESAKTEADGETVASPVENSSNGKREPSSNSSAPDPDQLTEKQIRVLLAIRDRPHATQAELSELFDISRATISQRVNAIEGFEWRNRQEIVDAVFTENESMADSEDTHESVEELRSHIDQLRKRIESLEGAVEEVNESTQTPFANPELATKIVRACVESNQVTEEDEEEIIKELIGSGCP, encoded by the coding sequence GTGAACAAAAGTAAAAGCCAGAACGGAGAAGACTCGTCAATACCAAGAGCGCTGATACACAAGAAAATCCTCGATACAGCGAAAGAGCATCCCACAGCATCAATTCGAGAACTCGCTACAAAAGTCGACGGTGCTTCGAAACACCTCGTCGAGCGTGTGATAGAGCAATACGGAGATCCTGTTCACGATGAAGAAGAGGGCGACTCCGATAGTAACGGCGAGAGTATCATTGAAGACGAACAAAATAGTGAAAAATCGGTGTTGGGTCATGAACAAAGGAATGAGCAAACTCCGAATGAAAAAGAATCAAACATGGTAGCACATGCCGAAACGGAGATCGACAATATTTCAGAACAACAAGAAAAACCGCAGGAAGCCGCTAATACTCAGAAAGAAAGCGCCAAAACGGAGGCAGATGGTGAAACGGTTGCATCACCGGTGGAGAATTCCAGTAATGGAAAAAGGGAACCGAGTAGTAATTCTTCAGCTCCGGATCCAGATCAACTTACTGAAAAACAAATACGAGTTCTTCTCGCAATTCGTGATCGACCGCACGCAACCCAAGCAGAACTGTCGGAGCTCTTTGACATCAGCCGAGCGACTATCAGCCAACGAGTCAACGCTATTGAGGGATTCGAGTGGAGGAATAGACAAGAAATCGTTGATGCTGTATTTACCGAAAATGAATCAATGGCCGACAGCGAGGACACGCACGAATCTGTTGAAGAACTAAGGTCACATATAGATCAGCTTAGAAAGCGCATCGAATCGTTAGAAGGGGCCGTTGAGGAAGTAAACGAGTCCACGCAAACTCCCTTTGCGAATCCAGAACTCGCCACCAAAATTGTCAGAGCTTGTGTTGAGTCTAACCAGGTCACCGAAGAAGACGAAGAGGAAATAATAAAGGAATTGATCGGGTCAGGCTGTCCGTGA